The following proteins are encoded in a genomic region of Pikeienuella piscinae:
- a CDS encoding sugar ABC transporter ATP-binding protein — protein sequence MIETAGLTKRYPGVTALSDVNLAAHAGEIHALVGANGAGKSTLMNVLSGVTRPTAGALRLDGREVSFETPGAAQAAGVATVFQELSLVPQLSVARNLFLGREEVGRFGLVDVAAMERDAAEILSRHALDIDPAATVASLSVARQQMLEIARALTQDARILILDEPTAVLSLTEQNALFEIMRRLSAEGLLILYVSHRLDEVLAIADRVSVMRDGQLVATRPAAGLEMDELVTLMIGRRGAASGRAAPSARPAPRYEIGYETARGREELSIGRGEILGLAGLVGAGRTTFARALAGVPTHGAKVTVRREGRPLRLGSPRQAMRAGIVYLTEDRKRDGIFADLDIVENAVASSLDRFARFGLRNPGRERASATRILESLKLVAGRLDMAVARLSGGNQQKVVLARALLTEPELLIVDEPTRGVDVGAKAEIHDLLHTLAARGVTILVISSEIDEVLALAHRVVVMADWRFVASAPATGMDEASILLAASGGSRQGEPT from the coding sequence CTGATGAACGTGCTTTCCGGTGTGACGCGGCCAACCGCCGGCGCCCTCCGCCTCGACGGCCGGGAGGTCAGCTTCGAGACGCCCGGCGCCGCGCAGGCGGCGGGGGTCGCGACGGTCTTTCAGGAACTGAGCCTGGTCCCGCAACTCTCTGTTGCGCGCAATCTTTTCCTGGGGCGAGAGGAGGTCGGCCGTTTCGGGCTGGTGGATGTCGCCGCGATGGAGCGGGACGCGGCGGAGATCCTGTCGCGCCACGCGCTGGACATCGATCCGGCGGCGACGGTCGCATCACTCAGCGTCGCCCGGCAACAGATGCTGGAGATCGCGCGCGCGCTTACGCAGGACGCGCGCATCCTGATCCTTGACGAGCCGACGGCGGTGCTGTCGCTGACCGAGCAGAACGCGCTTTTCGAGATCATGCGCCGGCTCAGCGCGGAGGGTTTGCTGATCCTCTATGTCTCGCACCGTCTGGATGAGGTGCTGGCGATCGCCGACCGGGTCTCGGTGATGCGCGACGGCCAACTCGTCGCAACGCGTCCCGCCGCCGGGCTGGAGATGGACGAGTTGGTGACGCTGATGATCGGACGACGCGGCGCGGCGTCCGGACGGGCGGCGCCGTCGGCCCGCCCGGCGCCGCGATACGAGATCGGCTACGAGACCGCGCGCGGGCGCGAGGAACTCTCGATCGGCAGGGGGGAGATACTTGGCCTCGCCGGGCTGGTGGGCGCGGGTCGGACCACCTTCGCCCGTGCGCTCGCCGGCGTTCCGACTCATGGCGCAAAGGTGACGGTCCGACGGGAGGGGCGGCCGCTGCGCCTCGGTTCCCCCCGGCAGGCGATGCGCGCGGGGATCGTCTATCTCACCGAGGATCGCAAACGCGACGGTATCTTCGCCGATCTGGACATCGTCGAGAACGCCGTCGCGTCGTCGCTCGACCGGTTCGCCCGCTTCGGGCTCCGCAACCCGGGGCGCGAGCGCGCGAGCGCGACCCGTATCCTGGAATCGCTAAAGCTGGTCGCGGGCCGTCTCGACATGGCGGTCGCGCGGCTGAGTGGAGGCAATCAGCAAAAGGTGGTGCTGGCGCGCGCGCTTCTGACCGAACCGGAACTGCTGATCGTCGACGAGCCGACGCGCGGCGTCGATGTCGGCGCCAAGGCGGAGATTCATGACCTTCTCCACACGCTCGCTGCGCGCGGCGTGACCATTCTCGTGATCTCGTCCGAGATCGACGAAGTGCTGGCGCTCGCTCATCGGGTCGTCGTCATGGCCGATTGGCGATTTGTCGCCTCCGCGCCTGCGACCGGTATGGACGAGGCGTCAATTCTTCTCGCCGCTTCGGGCGGCTCGCGTCAGGGTGAACCGACTTGA